From the Aquirufa lenticrescens genome, the window GTAACCCATATAAACGAATAAACCCCTCTTATGGAGGGGTTTATCACTATCTTGGTAATCTAAAATTAAGCAGCTACTTTATTCACTAACTTAGCTAATTTAGATTTTTGATTTGCAGCTTTATTCTTGTGGATGATGTTTTTCTTAGCCAATTTATCCAAAGAAGAAGAAACTTGTTTGAAAAGCTCTACCACAACCGATTTATCAGTCGTCAATCTCAATTTCTTGATTAATGTACGAGTTGATTTGTGTTGGTAACGATTACGTAAACGCTTTGCTTCGTTAGAACGGATACGCTTTAGTGCTGATTTATGATTTGCCATCTGTTAAATAAAATTCTCTTTTTACAAAATTG encodes:
- the rpsT gene encoding 30S ribosomal protein S20, with product MANHKSALKRIRSNEAKRLRNRYQHKSTRTLIKKLRLTTDKSVVVELFKQVSSSLDKLAKKNIIHKNKAANQKSKLAKLVNKVAA